One window of the Chryseotalea sp. WA131a genome contains the following:
- a CDS encoding N-6 DNA methylase, translating to MLDNITKKNIDDCRDVLVGKVPDPKSQIEQITLALIYKFMDDMDKEAVEKFKGKAKFFTGIYAKYGWRKLFDPSLSGQDMLALYSEALEKLNTNPNIPELFRNIFKNAYLPYRDPSTLKLFLKHINEFEYSHSEKLGDAFEYLLSVMGSQGDAGQFRTPRHIIDFVTACVNPQKNETILDPACGTAGFLLSAFKHIRNQNSKETEIKTNDNLGNPIIQKILIPTFTPDDRKKLAANFVGYDISPDMVRLSLANMYLHGFATPLIHEYDSLSSEDRWQETFDVILANPPFMTPKGGIRPHKKFGVQANKAEVLFTDYIAEHLNSNGRAGIVVPNGIVATSQTAYKQLRKMLVQDSLIAVISLPAGVFQPYSGVKTSVLILDKRLAKKSQHILFLKIENDGFDLGAQRREIDKNDLPVALQTLEAYKECLSNDVVFKDFPSLATLVEKSVILENRDTILSAERYFEEKIIISEFEKVRLGDITEVITKGTTPTSVGFNFQESGINFIKIESITPEGFIIPEKFAFINEECHKSLKRSSLNENDVLFSIAGALGRVTVINKKYLPANTNQALSIIRLKEGHNPFYVASILRSHIVTDKIENLKTGVAQFNLSLEQIKDFEIPLPPLEIQQQIVAEIEGYQKIIDGAKQIVSNYKPAININPDWEMVELGTLVKLVGGSTPSKENSSYWENGNVDWITCSDFSNSPMYIEDSIRKITEKAVKENSTSIVPKDTLVLVTRVSLGKMAFVSKPTALNQDLTALLFDEEKINKRYGYFFMLSIAHKIENDGHGATVKGVTRDYVKDIKVPLPSLEEQQTIVKSIEEELQLVNANKRLIAMFEQKIKTKISEVWGVVSEPVERKEEVELG from the coding sequence ATGCTAGACAACATAACCAAAAAAAATATTGACGATTGCCGTGATGTGTTGGTAGGTAAAGTGCCCGACCCGAAAAGCCAAATTGAACAAATTACATTGGCTCTTATCTATAAGTTTATGGACGATATGGATAAAGAAGCCGTTGAGAAATTTAAAGGCAAAGCAAAATTCTTTACAGGCATTTATGCCAAATACGGTTGGCGCAAATTATTTGACCCATCGCTAAGCGGACAAGATATGCTGGCATTGTACAGTGAAGCATTGGAAAAATTGAACACCAATCCCAATATTCCTGAACTGTTCCGTAATATTTTTAAAAATGCTTATTTGCCTTACCGTGACCCAAGCACCTTAAAACTGTTTTTAAAACACATTAACGAGTTTGAATACAGCCACAGCGAAAAGTTGGGCGATGCTTTTGAATACCTGTTGAGTGTAATGGGAAGCCAAGGCGATGCAGGGCAGTTTAGAACACCCCGACACATTATTGATTTTGTAACGGCTTGTGTAAACCCACAGAAAAACGAAACCATTTTAGATCCTGCCTGTGGTACTGCAGGATTCCTACTTAGTGCATTTAAACATATCCGCAATCAAAACAGCAAGGAAACAGAAATCAAAACAAACGATAATCTTGGAAATCCTATAATCCAGAAAATCCTGATTCCGACATTTACCCCAGACGATAGAAAAAAACTTGCCGCCAATTTTGTGGGTTACGACATTAGCCCCGATATGGTACGCTTGAGTTTAGCGAATATGTATTTACACGGCTTTGCTACGCCACTCATTCACGAGTACGATAGTTTGAGTAGCGAAGACCGTTGGCAAGAAACCTTTGATGTGATATTGGCAAACCCGCCATTTATGACACCAAAAGGCGGCATCAGACCACACAAAAAATTTGGTGTACAAGCCAACAAAGCCGAAGTATTGTTTACCGATTACATTGCCGAACACTTAAACAGCAACGGACGAGCAGGAATTGTAGTACCCAACGGCATTGTGGCAACAAGCCAAACCGCTTACAAGCAATTGCGAAAAATGCTGGTGCAAGATAGTTTGATAGCCGTAATTAGTTTACCGGCAGGAGTGTTTCAGCCTTACAGCGGAGTAAAAACATCGGTACTAATTTTAGACAAACGATTGGCGAAAAAAAGCCAACATATTTTGTTTTTGAAAATTGAAAATGATGGTTTTGATTTAGGAGCACAACGCAGAGAAATTGACAAAAACGATTTGCCTGTGGCTTTGCAAACTTTGGAAGCATACAAGGAATGTTTGAGCAATGACGTGGTTTTTAAAGATTTTCCGAGTTTGGCAACTTTAGTTGAAAAGTCAGTCATACTAGAAAATAGAGATACAATTTTAAGTGCAGAAAGATATTTTGAGGAGAAAATAATTATTTCAGAATTTGAAAAAGTTAGACTAGGCGATATTACGGAGGTAATTACGAAGGGAACAACTCCAACTTCTGTTGGGTTTAATTTCCAAGAAAGCGGAATTAACTTTATCAAAATTGAGTCAATAACTCCAGAAGGATTTATCATTCCTGAAAAGTTTGCCTTTATCAATGAAGAATGTCATAAATCATTGAAACGTTCTTCACTAAACGAAAATGACGTTTTGTTCTCAATCGCTGGTGCATTAGGAAGAGTAACAGTAATTAATAAGAAATATTTGCCAGCAAATACAAATCAGGCACTATCCATTATTAGATTAAAAGAAGGACACAACCCTTTCTATGTTGCAAGCATTTTAAGAAGTCATATTGTGACTGATAAAATTGAAAATCTAAAAACAGGTGTTGCACAATTCAATCTTTCGCTTGAACAAATTAAAGATTTTGAAATCCCTCTCCCACCGCTTGAAATACAACAACAAATAGTAGCCGAAATAGAAGGCTACCAAAAAATAATAGACGGAGCCAAACAAATTGTAAGCAACTACAAACCTGCCATTAACATCAACCCTGATTGGGAAATGGTGGAGTTGGGAACATTGGTAAAATTGGTTGGAGGAAGCACACCATCAAAAGAAAATTCATCGTACTGGGAAAATGGAAATGTAGATTGGATTACTTGTTCTGATTTTTCAAATAGCCCAATGTATATTGAAGATTCTATCAGAAAGATTACTGAAAAAGCAGTCAAAGAAAATTCAACGAGCATTGTTCCAAAAGATACTTTGGTATTAGTAACTAGAGTTTCACTTGGCAAAATGGCGTTTGTTAGTAAACCAACAGCACTAAATCAAGACTTAACTGCTTTGCTTTTTGATGAAGAAAAAATAAACAAGCGTTACGGATATTTCTTTATGCTTTCAATAGCCCACAAAATTGAAAATGACGGTCACGGTGCAACAGTAAAAGGCGTTACAAGAGATTATGTAAAAGATATTAAAGTTCCTTTGCCATCACTTGAAGAACAACAAACCATCGTAAAATCAATAGAAGAAGAACTACAATTAGTAAATGCCAACAAACGCTTAATAGCAATGTTTGAGCAAAAAATAAAAACAAAAATTTCTGAGGTGTGGGGTGTTGTTTCTGAGCCTGTCGAAAGAAAGGAGGAAGTGGAATTAGGATAA
- a CDS encoding putative DNA binding domain-containing protein produces MKAESQNIEWKETWRDEYLKWICGFANAQGGKIYIGINDKGEVLGLPDAKKLLEDIPNKAKNHLGILVDVNLKTKAKKSYLEIIVEPYPNPISYAGEYHFRAGTTKQTLRGVALDKFLLKKQGQRWDGVPLHKAKLSELNATTITHFKQKASQTGRMNADALKLKNELLIDNLRLKSDDNQLKRAAVLLFHKDPEKYITGAYIKIGYFYDDDDLAFQDEIHGNLFEQAEQTIQLLTTKYLKATISYQGLHRIEQFPIPEPALREALLNAIVHKDYSCGIPIQISVYQQKLIIWNQGQLPENWTIAHLSEKHPSKPYNPDIANCFFRAGLIESWGLGTLKILNECKKAKLSVPNFNFQDSDFTVTFKLKNTKQLQSPVAIKLSGTNADKVLQLIESNVKITINELAIKLKVSESTIERILKNLQLKNIIYRDGSKKEGAWIINASKE; encoded by the coding sequence ATGAAAGCCGAAAGCCAAAATATAGAATGGAAAGAAACATGGCGAGATGAATACCTAAAATGGATTTGCGGATTTGCCAATGCGCAAGGCGGGAAAATTTATATTGGTATTAACGATAAAGGCGAAGTACTCGGATTACCCGATGCTAAAAAATTGCTTGAAGATATTCCTAATAAAGCTAAAAACCATTTGGGCATATTGGTAGATGTGAATTTGAAAACCAAGGCAAAAAAATCATATTTAGAAATAATAGTTGAGCCTTATCCCAATCCTATTAGTTATGCAGGTGAATATCATTTTAGAGCAGGGACTACAAAACAAACTTTAAGAGGAGTTGCCCTCGATAAATTTTTACTTAAAAAACAAGGGCAGCGATGGGATGGCGTTCCTCTTCATAAAGCAAAACTTAGCGAATTAAATGCCACTACTATTACTCATTTTAAGCAAAAAGCTTCACAAACTGGGAGAATGAATGCAGACGCATTAAAGCTTAAAAACGAACTACTCATAGATAATTTACGATTAAAAAGCGATGACAACCAGTTGAAACGAGCAGCGGTATTGCTGTTTCACAAAGACCCTGAAAAATACATCACAGGAGCCTATATTAAAATTGGCTATTTTTATGATGATGATGATTTAGCTTTTCAAGATGAAATACATGGAAATTTATTTGAACAAGCAGAACAAACAATTCAATTGCTAACCACCAAGTATCTTAAAGCAACTATTTCATATCAAGGATTACATAGAATTGAGCAATTTCCGATACCCGAACCAGCACTTCGCGAAGCCTTACTAAATGCTATTGTACACAAAGATTATAGCTGCGGTATTCCCATTCAAATAAGTGTATATCAGCAAAAATTAATAATATGGAATCAAGGCCAACTGCCAGAAAACTGGACAATAGCTCATTTATCTGAAAAACATCCTTCTAAACCTTATAACCCCGATATTGCCAATTGTTTTTTTAGAGCAGGACTTATAGAATCGTGGGGACTTGGCACGCTTAAAATTTTAAATGAATGTAAAAAAGCTAAACTGTCAGTACCCAACTTTAATTTTCAAGATTCTGACTTTACCGTTACGTTTAAACTAAAAAATACTAAACAACTACAATCTCCTGTAGCTATCAAATTATCGGGTACTAATGCCGATAAAGTATTGCAATTAATTGAAAGTAATGTAAAAATTACCATCAATGAGCTGGCTATTAAATTAAAGGTTTCGGAAAGTACTATCGAAAGAATATTAAAAAATCTTCAACTAAAAAATATCATTTATAGAGATGGAAGTAAGAAAGAAGGAGCATGGATAATTAATGCATCGAAGGAATAA
- a CDS encoding DEAD/DEAH box helicase family protein, which yields MAEKEAKARIKINKLLEESGWSFFDTDKGKATIKLESSIKMDDLGEDFEHSKNGFIDFLLVDENQNPILVLEAKKESLNPLVGKEQARNYAKSQKVKFIILSNGTLHYLWNIETGNPEQIQVFPTLESIKQYYLFNPEPSKLVSEQVNDDYVVLTQLPNYKQIPEFQDDQKKSPIVIGLIFNLKLRFLRYYQVEAIKAVQQWVSEGKKRFLLEMATGTGKTLTAAALIKLFYRTGNARRILFLVDRLELEEQARKDFTNYLKNDITTVVYKEKKNDWRKADIVVTTIQSLMVNNKYKTLFSPTDFDLIISDESHRLLGGGNSRALFEYFLGYKLGLTATPKDYLKHLDTDNIDDPRELERRMLLDTYTTFGCESGIPTYRYTLVDGAKDGYLRQPIVVDARTDVTTKLLSEQGYGILVTVASSEQEDILEEVNYKQNHFERKFFSEETNRVFCKTFIENGLKDPINGEFGKSLVFAVSQNHAAKLAQLLNEYAHQIFPGKYQSDFAVQVTSNVKGAQQMTIDFGEKDSLLGRSQFAKNNEILESYKTSKARVCVTVGMMTTGWDCPNILNLGLMRPIFSPTEFIQIKGRGTRIHKFEHKFKNDLGEEETISIDKAAFKLFDFFATCEYFEEKYQYDQVLKLPVNFDKGDDMPTVDDNTIKPKREGYEYKEDDRIHSLHEQQVDFLGMKVDRMFFQQFEEKVKTDDEIKQLMEAGDVEVATARVKEKYDNKPEEYFDLEKLRKSLKIDRKIGWRELLELIYFGNQIKGKDDLLNDEFEKFISTNNVSNIDDLIGLRYFFDAYITDPSVRHIIDQQDFTELYHNPSFNVEDFNRVDDEMKSKLPYYIKTYVQLNKFVS from the coding sequence ATGGCAGAAAAAGAAGCTAAAGCAAGAATAAAAATTAATAAACTCCTTGAGGAATCAGGGTGGAGCTTCTTTGACACAGACAAAGGTAAAGCGACTATTAAACTTGAATCTTCCATCAAAATGGACGATTTAGGCGAAGACTTTGAACATTCAAAAAACGGTTTCATTGACTTTTTACTGGTTGACGAGAACCAAAACCCAATACTTGTTTTAGAAGCGAAGAAAGAAAGTTTGAATCCGCTTGTTGGAAAAGAACAAGCAAGAAATTATGCCAAATCCCAAAAGGTTAAATTCATCATTCTTTCAAACGGAACGCTTCACTATTTATGGAATATCGAAACTGGAAACCCTGAACAAATTCAAGTGTTTCCTACATTGGAATCCATTAAACAGTATTATCTATTTAATCCAGAACCAAGCAAATTAGTTAGCGAACAAGTAAATGATGACTATGTTGTTTTAACTCAACTTCCGAACTATAAACAAATACCTGAGTTTCAAGACGACCAAAAAAAGAGTCCGATAGTTATCGGACTAATCTTCAATTTGAAACTTCGTTTTCTTCGCTATTATCAAGTGGAAGCAATCAAAGCCGTTCAGCAATGGGTAAGCGAAGGTAAAAAGCGTTTCTTATTGGAAATGGCAACAGGCACAGGAAAAACTTTGACTGCTGCCGCTTTAATCAAACTCTTTTACAGAACTGGAAACGCAAGACGTATTTTATTTTTGGTTGACCGCTTGGAATTGGAAGAACAAGCAAGAAAAGATTTTACCAACTATTTAAAAAACGACATAACAACCGTTGTTTACAAAGAAAAGAAAAACGATTGGCGAAAAGCGGACATTGTGGTTACAACCATTCAATCGTTGATGGTAAACAATAAATACAAAACACTTTTCTCACCAACCGACTTTGATTTGATTATTTCTGATGAATCGCACCGACTTTTAGGTGGCGGAAACAGCAGAGCGTTGTTTGAATATTTCTTAGGTTACAAATTAGGCTTAACAGCAACACCAAAAGACTATTTAAAACATTTAGACACCGACAACATTGACGACCCAAGAGAATTGGAACGAAGAATGTTGCTTGACACTTACACAACCTTCGGTTGTGAGAGTGGCATTCCAACGTATCGTTACACGCTTGTGGACGGTGCTAAAGATGGTTATTTGCGTCAGCCGATTGTTGTTGATGCAAGAACTGATGTTACCACCAAACTTTTATCGGAGCAAGGTTATGGCATTTTGGTAACGGTTGCCAGCAGCGAACAAGAAGACATTTTAGAAGAAGTAAATTATAAGCAAAATCATTTTGAACGGAAATTTTTCAGCGAAGAAACCAACCGTGTGTTTTGCAAAACATTTATTGAAAACGGGCTGAAAGACCCCATTAACGGAGAGTTTGGAAAGAGCTTGGTCTTTGCTGTTTCGCAAAACCACGCTGCAAAATTGGCTCAATTGCTCAATGAATATGCACACCAAATATTCCCTGGCAAGTATCAAAGCGACTTTGCTGTGCAGGTAACTTCCAATGTGAAAGGTGCACAACAAATGACAATTGATTTTGGTGAAAAAGATAGTTTGTTGGGAAGAAGTCAATTCGCAAAAAACAATGAAATTTTAGAATCCTACAAAACAAGTAAAGCAAGAGTTTGTGTAACCGTTGGAATGATGACCACTGGTTGGGATTGCCCCAATATTTTGAACCTTGGTTTAATGCGACCCATTTTTTCGCCAACCGAATTTATTCAGATAAAAGGAAGAGGTACTCGTATTCACAAGTTTGAACATAAATTTAAAAACGACCTTGGCGAAGAAGAAACAATCTCCATTGACAAAGCAGCATTTAAACTCTTTGATTTCTTTGCTACTTGCGAATACTTTGAAGAAAAATATCAGTACGACCAAGTTTTAAAACTGCCTGTAAACTTCGACAAAGGTGACGATATGCCAACGGTGGACGACAACACCATCAAACCAAAACGAGAAGGATACGAATACAAAGAAGATGATAGAATTCATTCTTTGCACGAACAACAAGTTGACTTTTTAGGAATGAAAGTTGACCGAATGTTTTTCCAGCAGTTTGAAGAAAAGGTAAAAACCGATGATGAAATAAAACAACTGATGGAGGCTGGTGATGTGGAAGTAGCCACAGCAAGAGTCAAAGAAAAATACGACAACAAACCTGAAGAATATTTTGACTTGGAAAAACTACGCAAGTCCTTAAAAATTGACCGCAAAATTGGTTGGCGTGAATTATTAGAACTTATTTATTTCGGAAACCAAATAAAAGGCAAAGACGATTTATTGAATGATGAATTTGAAAAGTTTATCAGCACCAACAATGTATCTAATATTGACGATTTGATAGGCTTGCGCTATTTTTTTGATGCTTATATCACTGACCCAAGCGTGCGTCATATCATAGACCAACAAGATTTTACAGAACTTTACCACAACCCAAGTTTTAATGTAGAAGACTTTAACCGAGTTGATGATGAAATGAAAAGCAAATTGCCTTATTATATTAAAACGTATGTGCAACTGAATAAATTTGTGAGCTAA
- a CDS encoding valine--tRNA ligase yields MALATKYSPADVEDKWYQYWMDKGFFNSEPNPNKEPYSIVIPPPNVTGVLHMGHMLNNTIQDVLIRKARMEGKEACWVPGTDHASIATEARVVAMLKEKGIKKSDIGREEFLKYAWEWKEKYGGIILEQLKKLGASCDWERTKFTMDPPMTDAVIDVFIDLYKKGYIYRGLRMVNWDPAGKTAVSDDEVNYKDVNSKLYYINYAIEGSSDFVTIATTRPETIMADSAVCINPNDARYKHLKGKKVLIPLINRAIPIIEDEYVAMDFGTGCLKVTPAHDLNDYELGLKHKLEVIDILNDDGTLNALAKIYVGEDRFIARKKIGKELEEKGLLSKVEDYKSNVGHSERTDAVIEPRLSLQWFVKMKDITKPALENVMNDTIQLIPPKFKNTYKHWMENVRDWCISRQLWWGQRIPAWYAPDGSFVVAKTKEEAVAMFRSLQSAVGSQQSAVDSEQIKQDEDVLDTWFSSWLWPISVFDPTIFGDPKNKGLPAGKAGNADLNYYYPTNDLITAPEILFFWVARMVMAGYEYRGEMPFKNVYLTGIVRDKQGRKMSKSLGNSPDPLDLIKTYGADGVRTGMLFSSPAGNDLLFDEKLCEQGRNFSNKIWNAFRLVKGWEVVKMEQPQENKIAIEWFEAKMNQSLVELEDHYSKFRISDALHATYKLVWDDFCAWYLEIVKPEFGKPIDETTYHKTISYFENLLKILHPFMPFITEELWHELNERKEKECIIVEAWPKAGAIHDVITKDALVAFEVVAQVRNIRNAKGISPKEALKLIGNVASKKQIDSFGVVIKKIANLSELSFVNDKVVNATNFLVGTLEFYIPMEGKIDAAKERESILKEIEYQKGFIVVLDKKLLNEKFIASAKPEVVALERKKKADAEAKIKSLEESLRHGNRF; encoded by the coding sequence ATGGCACTTGCAACCAAATACAGCCCCGCTGATGTAGAAGACAAATGGTATCAGTACTGGATGGACAAGGGTTTCTTTAATTCGGAGCCCAACCCCAATAAAGAACCGTACTCGATCGTGATTCCGCCCCCCAACGTAACGGGTGTGCTGCACATGGGCCACATGCTCAACAACACCATTCAGGATGTGCTGATTCGCAAGGCGCGCATGGAGGGCAAAGAGGCTTGCTGGGTGCCGGGCACTGACCACGCTTCGATTGCTACAGAGGCGCGCGTGGTGGCAATGCTCAAAGAAAAAGGAATCAAAAAATCGGACATCGGGCGAGAGGAGTTTTTGAAATACGCCTGGGAGTGGAAAGAAAAATATGGCGGCATCATTTTAGAGCAGCTAAAAAAACTCGGTGCCTCGTGCGATTGGGAGCGCACCAAGTTCACGATGGATCCGCCCATGACGGATGCCGTGATTGACGTGTTCATTGACTTGTATAAAAAAGGGTACATCTACCGTGGGCTGCGTATGGTGAACTGGGACCCCGCAGGAAAAACGGCTGTGTCGGACGATGAGGTGAACTACAAAGATGTCAACTCGAAGTTGTATTACATCAACTACGCCATTGAGGGCAGTAGCGATTTTGTAACGATCGCCACCACACGGCCTGAGACCATTATGGCGGATAGTGCTGTGTGCATTAACCCGAACGATGCACGATACAAACACCTGAAAGGAAAGAAAGTATTGATTCCGTTGATCAACCGTGCGATACCGATTATTGAAGACGAATATGTAGCCATGGATTTCGGTACGGGCTGTTTGAAAGTAACGCCTGCACATGACCTGAATGACTATGAGTTAGGTTTGAAACACAAGCTGGAAGTCATCGATATTTTGAATGACGATGGAACGCTGAATGCGCTGGCAAAAATTTATGTAGGCGAAGATCGCTTTATTGCGCGCAAGAAAATTGGCAAGGAGCTGGAAGAGAAAGGTCTGTTAAGCAAGGTAGAAGACTACAAAAGCAATGTTGGTCACTCGGAGCGCACCGATGCGGTGATTGAACCACGCTTGTCGTTGCAATGGTTTGTGAAGATGAAAGACATCACCAAACCTGCGCTGGAGAATGTGATGAACGACACCATTCAATTGATTCCACCGAAATTTAAAAACACGTACAAACATTGGATGGAGAACGTGCGCGACTGGTGTATCTCGCGGCAGTTGTGGTGGGGACAACGGATACCGGCTTGGTACGCACCGGATGGAAGTTTTGTAGTGGCGAAAACGAAAGAAGAGGCAGTAGCAATGTTTCGAAGTCTACAGTCGGCAGTCGGCAGTCAGCAGTCAGCAGTAGACAGCGAGCAAATTAAGCAAGACGAAGACGTGCTCGACACCTGGTTCTCTAGCTGGCTGTGGCCGATCTCTGTTTTTGACCCGACTATTTTTGGTGATCCTAAGAACAAGGGCCTGCCTGCCGGCAAGGCAGGAAATGCTGATTTGAATTACTACTACCCTACCAACGACTTGATCACCGCTCCTGAGATTTTGTTCTTCTGGGTGGCACGTATGGTGATGGCGGGCTATGAATATCGTGGTGAGATGCCTTTCAAAAATGTATATCTCACTGGCATTGTTCGCGACAAGCAAGGAAGAAAGATGTCGAAAAGTTTGGGCAACTCGCCTGACCCGCTCGACTTAATTAAAACATACGGTGCTGATGGTGTGCGCACGGGGATGCTATTTAGTTCGCCTGCCGGTAATGATTTGTTGTTTGACGAAAAGTTGTGTGAACAGGGAAGAAATTTTTCGAATAAGATTTGGAATGCGTTTCGGTTGGTGAAAGGATGGGAAGTGGTGAAGATGGAGCAACCGCAAGAAAATAAAATCGCCATTGAGTGGTTTGAGGCAAAGATGAACCAATCGCTGGTAGAATTAGAAGATCACTATTCGAAATTCAGAATATCGGATGCGCTGCACGCCACGTATAAATTGGTGTGGGATGATTTCTGTGCGTGGTATTTAGAAATTGTGAAGCCCGAGTTTGGAAAACCAATTGATGAAACGACCTATCACAAAACGATTTCTTATTTCGAGAATCTATTGAAAATACTTCATCCCTTTATGCCCTTCATAACGGAAGAACTTTGGCATGAACTGAATGAAAGAAAAGAGAAGGAGTGCATCATTGTGGAGGCGTGGCCGAAGGCAGGTGCTATTCACGATGTCATCACGAAAGACGCATTGGTAGCTTTTGAGGTAGTGGCGCAAGTACGCAACATACGCAATGCGAAAGGTATTTCTCCAAAAGAAGCATTGAAGTTAATCGGCAACGTAGCCAGTAAGAAGCAGATCGATTCGTTTGGCGTAGTGATAAAAAAAATAGCCAACTTAAGCGAGTTGAGTTTTGTGAATGACAAAGTGGTGAATGCCACTAACTTCTTAGTTGGTACGTTGGAGTTTTATATTCCGATGGAAGGCAAGATCGATGCTGCAAAAGAGCGTGAGTCTATTCTAAAGGAAATTGAATACCAAAAAGGATTCATTGTTGTCCTTGACAAAAAACTATTGAACGAAAAGTTTATTGCCAGCGCCAAGCCAGAAGTAGTTGCTTTGGAACGGAAGAAAAAGGCGGATGCAGAGGCGAAGATTAAATCGCTGGAGGAGAGTTTGAGGCATGGAAATCGCTTTTAA
- a CDS encoding transposase gives MTAFIGRGYKVSGKVRQKKKTGKITQKIRYYASYSRGDAVKFNTKIRQHWAIENNLHWSLDVLFNEDTLLKKFGNSAINFSISKRSP, from the coding sequence ATGACCGCTTTCATAGGCCGGGGCTACAAAGTATCGGGTAAGGTCAGACAAAAAAAGAAAACCGGAAAGATCACGCAGAAGATCCGCTATTATGCTTCTTATTCGCGTGGAGATGCCGTAAAGTTCAATACCAAGATCAGGCAACATTGGGCTATCGAAAACAACCTGCACTGGTCATTGGACGTGCTTTTCAACGAAGATACTCTGCTAAAGAAATTCGGAAACTCGGCTATCAATTTCTCAATTAGTAAAAGATCGCCTTAG
- the tuf gene encoding elongation factor Tu, protein MAKENFDRSKPHVNVGTIGHVDHGKTTLTAAITKVLASKGLASMRDFSSIDNAPEEKERGITINTSHVEYATEKRHYAHVDCPGHADYVKNMVTGAAQMDGAILVVAATDGPMPQTREHILLARQVGVPALVVFMNKVDLVDDAELLDLVEMEVRELLSSYQFPGDTMPVIRGSALGALNGEAKWVEKVEELMKAVDEYIPLPVRLIDKDFLMPVEDVFSITGRGTVATGRIERGIIKTGDPVQILGMGAENLTSTITGVEMFRKILDRGEAGDNVGLLLRGVEKEQITRGMVICKPGTVTPHAKFKAEVYVLSKEEGGRHTPFFNKYRPQFYFRTTDVTGEIKLPAGIEMVMPGDNVTIEVELINKIAMEKGLRFAIREGGRTVGSGQVTEIVD, encoded by the coding sequence ATGGCAAAAGAAAATTTTGACCGCTCCAAACCCCACGTTAACGTTGGTACTATCGGCCACGTTGACCACGGTAAAACCACCCTTACAGCTGCAATTACAAAAGTACTTGCTTCCAAAGGCTTGGCCTCAATGAGAGATTTCTCATCTATTGATAATGCTCCTGAAGAAAAAGAAAGGGGTATCACCATCAATACATCACACGTAGAATATGCTACTGAAAAAAGACACTACGCACACGTAGACTGTCCGGGTCACGCTGACTATGTGAAAAACATGGTTACAGGTGCTGCCCAAATGGACGGTGCTATTCTAGTAGTGGCTGCTACTGACGGCCCTATGCCTCAAACGCGCGAGCACATTCTTTTGGCTCGTCAGGTAGGTGTACCTGCACTGGTGGTGTTCATGAACAAAGTTGACTTGGTTGATGACGCAGAATTGTTAGACCTAGTAGAAATGGAAGTTCGTGAGTTGTTATCTTCTTATCAATTCCCTGGCGATACCATGCCAGTGATTCGTGGTTCTGCATTGGGTGCATTGAATGGCGAAGCAAAGTGGGTTGAAAAGGTGGAAGAATTGATGAAGGCGGTAGATGAGTACATTCCTCTTCCAGTTCGTTTGATTGACAAAGATTTCTTGATGCCTGTAGAAGACGTGTTCTCGATCACTGGTCGTGGTACTGTTGCTACGGGTCGTATCGAGCGCGGTATCATCAAAACGGGTGATCCAGTTCAAATCCTTGGAATGGGTGCCGAGAACTTGACTTCAACCATCACGGGTGTGGAGATGTTCCGCAAAATCCTTGACAGAGGCGAAGCGGGTGACAACGTAGGTTTATTGTTGCGCGGTGTGGAGAAAGAACAAATTACACGCGGAATGGTAATCTGTAAGCCAGGCACTGTTACACCTCATGCTAAATTCAAAGCTGAAGTGTACGTGTTGAGCAAAGAAGAAGGTGGTCGTCATACGCCATTCTTCAACAAATACCGTCCTCAATTCTATTTCCGCACTACCGATGTTACTGGCGAAATCAAATTGCCTGCTGGTATTGAAATGGTAATGCCTGGTGATAACGTAACCATCGAAGTAGAATTGATCAACAAGATCGCGATGGAAAAAGGTCTTCGTTTCGCTATCCGCGAAGGTGGCCGCACAGTAGGTTCTGGTCAGGTAACTGAAATCGTAGATTAA
- a CDS encoding DUF721 domain-containing protein, with product MAKKFNQEGNTQHIGDAIKQLLSSYHLKSKFDEANLLASWERLAGKPVAKRTKKLFMRGKVLFVELDSPSMKNDLNYHKPQIIEMLQKEFGKEVVKEIVIM from the coding sequence ATGGCTAAAAAATTCAATCAAGAGGGAAACACTCAGCATATTGGTGATGCCATCAAGCAGCTCTTATCGAGCTATCACTTAAAATCGAAATTTGACGAGGCCAATCTACTAGCCTCTTGGGAGCGACTGGCTGGCAAGCCTGTAGCCAAACGAACAAAAAAATTATTTATGCGGGGCAAAGTGCTTTTTGTAGAACTTGATTCGCCTTCCATGAAAAACGACCTCAACTATCACAAACCCCAAATCATAGAAATGCTGCAAAAAGAGTTTGGCAAAGAGGTGGTTAAGGAGATTGTGATTATGTGA